From the Cucurbita pepo subsp. pepo cultivar mu-cu-16 chromosome LG05, ASM280686v2, whole genome shotgun sequence genome, one window contains:
- the LOC111794587 gene encoding peroxidase 2-like yields MASSNAVAFCFFLALLLPASLAQLSENFYDKTCPTLPNIVRAAVKKAIDSDVRAGAKLIRLHFHDCFVNGCDGSVLLVDAPGIISELNSPGNQGIQGLEIVDAIKADVERSCPGVVSCADILAQASKDSVNLQGGPSWRVLHGRRDSKIANKTGADANLASPFETLVQLKAKFAAVGLGTTDLVALSGAHTFGRSRCRFFSHRFSNFNNTGSPDPSLDPNYRQVLEGVCSAGPDTRANFDPTTPDVFDKNYYTNLKVGKGLLQSDQELFSTPGADTIAIVDSFAAREGTFFKEFRHSMMNMGNIKPLTGSSGEIRRNCARVNAAGMGGEGHDVM; encoded by the exons ATGGCCTCCTCCAATGCCGTTGCCTTCTGTTTCTTCTTGGCTCTTCTCCTCCCTGCCTCTTTAGCTCAACTCTCCGAGAATTTCTACGACAAAACTTGCCCAACTCTCCCCAACATTGTCCGCGCCGCCGTCAAGAAAGCCATCGATTCCGACGTCCGCGCCGGCGCTAAACTCATCCGCCTCCATTTTCATGATTGCTTCGTCAAT GGCTGCGACGGCTCTGTTTTGCTAGTAGATGCTCCGGGCATAATCAGTGAGCTCAACTCACCCGGAAATCAAGGAATCCAAGGACTTGAAATTGTCGACGCCATTAAAGCCGACGTCGAGAGGAGCTGTCCCGGCGTAGTCTCCTGCGCCGACATCCTCGCTCAGGCATCGAAAGACTCTGTCAATCTG CAAGGTGGGCCTAGTTGGAGAGTGTTGCACGGAAGAAGAGACAGTAAAATAGCGAACAAAACAGGGGCAGATGCGAACCTCGCAAGTCCGTTCGAGACTCTGGTTCAACTGAAAGCCAAATTCGCAGCGGTTGGCCTCGGAACAACCGACCTCGTCGCACTATCGGGAGCTCATACATTTGGGCGATCGAGGTGCAGATTCTTCAGCCACCGATTTAGCAATTTCAACAATACGGGAAGCCCAGATCCATCGCTGGACCCCAACTACAGGCAAGTTCTAGAAGGGGTATGCTCGGCAGGTCCAGACACAAGAGCCAATTTCGATCCAACAACCCCGGACGTGTTCGACAAAAACTACTACACCAACCTTAAAGTGGGAAAAGGACTCCTACAGAGCGACCAAGAGCTGTTCTCCACTCCTGGGGCGGACACAATCGCCATTGTGGACAGCTTTGCCGCCAGAGAAGGGACGTTCTTCAAGGAGTTCAGACATTCGATGATGAACATGGGGAACATCAAGCCTTTGACTGGAAGTAGTGGGGAAATCAGAAGGAACTGCGCAAGGGTGAACGCAGCAGGGATGGGTGGAGAAGGGCACGATGTTATGTAG